The following proteins are encoded in a genomic region of Chloroflexota bacterium:
- a CDS encoding cytochrome c biogenesis protein ResB produces the protein MSEIIPSRPLARDPLDELWRMVGSARLTAFLLLALAMTVFISLLVPQAPPQAGADPNIYARWLADLRARYGPWMDALSFVGLTNVYSTLWFRIIVALLAFNLAIVLLDCIPALWRLYRGTVDAPPDPVFGPFRQRTIALSLPIGVVFDTVAHALRAAGYVRSGIMRGDQRFALIAMKGLPRMLFGMIIRAGILIVLTGLLVNERVGWHASDILFRPGQVYLVGHGKDLAVRADSFRILPSTTRAAGIMSFLHGGTVIHTIETSDRTAIHYDGIYLTLKSVGPALEVTAADVNGRTLLLQSPETGASSHARLMLLFFGASDEKFVIVPERNLVLRLVYTPGLPVGGISEAPYFQLEAFRGEETTPFISKTVSGDMSVVIGSDVFHLLYQPFGVLEIGQEPGVWLLGVGLVLVLIGVTGALWLPGHLLWVRGDALRDGMWVTLYEVLRRDAMEWGPQPAPVNEIEQALQRAAAMQPKGKGKP, from the coding sequence ATGAGCGAGATCATACCTTCAAGGCCCCTGGCACGAGATCCCCTCGACGAGTTGTGGCGGATGGTAGGCTCAGCCCGGCTGACAGCATTCCTGCTCCTCGCCCTGGCGATGACGGTTTTCATAAGCCTGCTCGTCCCACAGGCACCGCCCCAAGCAGGGGCCGACCCGAATATCTATGCCCGTTGGTTGGCCGACTTACGCGCGCGTTACGGCCCATGGATGGATGCTCTCTCCTTCGTTGGCTTGACCAATGTCTACAGCACGTTATGGTTCCGCATTATCGTGGCTCTCCTGGCATTCAACTTAGCCATCGTTCTCCTGGATTGCATCCCGGCACTGTGGCGGCTGTATCGCGGAACAGTAGATGCACCACCTGACCCGGTTTTCGGTCCCTTCCGCCAGAGAACCATTGCGTTGTCCTTGCCTATTGGGGTGGTTTTTGATACAGTAGCCCACGCCCTCCGTGCAGCGGGGTATGTGCGTTCTGGCATCATGCGCGGTGACCAAAGATTCGCTCTAATCGCCATGAAAGGACTGCCACGCATGTTGTTTGGCATGATAATTCGAGCGGGGATTTTGATTGTCTTAACGGGCCTGCTCGTCAACGAACGAGTGGGTTGGCATGCATCCGACATCCTTTTTCGTCCCGGACAGGTGTATTTAGTCGGGCATGGGAAAGACCTGGCCGTGCGTGCTGATTCCTTCCGCATTCTGCCCTCTACCACTCGAGCCGCCGGGATAATGAGTTTCCTTCACGGCGGGACAGTCATCCACACAATTGAGACCAGTGATCGGACAGCAATCCATTATGACGGTATTTACCTCACCCTCAAGTCGGTGGGCCCCGCATTGGAAGTAACGGCCGCAGATGTGAATGGCCGAACATTACTCCTGCAAAGTCCGGAGACTGGTGCATCCTCTCACGCACGACTGATGTTACTATTTTTTGGCGCGAGCGATGAAAAGTTTGTGATCGTGCCAGAGCGCAACCTCGTCCTACGCCTGGTCTACACGCCGGGCTTGCCCGTCGGCGGGATAAGCGAAGCACCCTATTTCCAACTGGAGGCCTTTCGGGGTGAAGAGACCACACCCTTCATATCGAAAACCGTTTCGGGAGACATGTCAGTCGTGATAGGATCCGATGTCTTCCACCTCTTATACCAACCTTTCGGTGTCTTGGAGATCGGGCAGGAGCCAGGAGTATGGTTGCTGGGGGTCGGCCTGGTGCTTGTGCTTATTGGAGTGACAGGAGCATTGTGGCTTCCTGGTCATCTTTTATGGGTGCGCGGGGATGCTCTCAGAGATGGCATGTGGGTTACTCTCTACGAAGTGTTGCGGCGCGATGCGATGGAATGGGGGCCGCAGCCAGCACCGGTAAACGAAATCGAACAGGCTTTGCAACGTGCAGCAGCCATGCAGCCCAAAGGCAAGGGCAAGCCATGA
- the ccsA gene encoding cytochrome c biogenesis protein CcsA: MIATLQAVRMIATAMATISFGLAGLTGLVYIMQITWRQSPLFPKVPPAERLDRWMEQGLAFGMPWLTLSMVSAIGEGWLSTGRVWPGDPQTSSLLALWLYYSALLSGRLRLNWAGVGPAWMTLVGAVSAALALAVSLS; encoded by the coding sequence ATGATCGCCACCTTGCAGGCAGTGAGAATGATCGCCACCGCAATGGCCACTATCTCCTTCGGACTGGCCGGGTTAACGGGGCTCGTTTACATCATGCAAATAACATGGAGGCAATCCCCCCTCTTCCCCAAGGTGCCGCCGGCAGAACGATTAGACAGATGGATGGAGCAGGGGCTTGCCTTTGGGATGCCCTGGCTAACACTGAGCATGGTCTCGGCTATCGGGGAAGGATGGCTATCCACCGGTCGGGTGTGGCCAGGCGATCCACAAACTTCATCTCTCCTGGCGCTCTGGCTTTACTACTCAGCGTTACTCAGTGGTCGTTTACGGCTGAACTGGGCGGGAGTAGGACCCGCCTGGATGACACTGGTGGGGGCAGTCAGCGCCGCGCTTGCGCTGGCAGTTTCTCTGTCATAG